A window from Fibrobacter sp. UWB11 encodes these proteins:
- a CDS encoding RICIN domain-containing protein → MDIFQKKTSFIGIFSFLLPLSSAFAGNVEYHLNKSANPTQDEREAYALIEAAMDSAVYLYNKYSDLSKHIEVYYSTGVPTAEASSNGDLRFGKDRNYMFVGTAMHEMAHTMGMGTTSEYQSMMSGGVFKGEKAQKVIKEIDGPDAVLKGDSQHFWPYGLNYRSEVHSEQDLINHVKIVNAMYQDIFKEAFYMQGRVVSLVDEKTCMGITSSNALELMSCADTATFVKIYSIGDNPVTYRIQLGNRVVDIPNESTAEGVVASTYGYNGGAHQRYVFEKAGAPRANMSNVYFLKNFKSGLYLQAVGKNVVQNKFVRSASSIPQSDFIWQIVEAGQDSSSKDGPVSIAKRRIPNKISDVSVPSRLFDALGRAAGQIRRGVTSRILKSN, encoded by the coding sequence ATGGATATTTTTCAAAAAAAAACAAGTTTTATAGGAATTTTTTCCTTCCTGCTTCCGTTGTCTAGTGCTTTTGCTGGCAACGTTGAATACCATCTGAACAAATCTGCCAATCCGACTCAAGATGAACGCGAAGCTTATGCGCTAATCGAAGCCGCAATGGATTCGGCGGTTTATTTGTACAATAAATATTCTGACCTTTCAAAGCATATCGAAGTTTATTACAGCACGGGCGTTCCGACTGCAGAAGCGAGCAGTAATGGGGACCTTCGTTTTGGCAAGGATCGCAATTACATGTTCGTCGGGACCGCCATGCACGAGATGGCGCATACCATGGGCATGGGGACGACTTCGGAATATCAGTCGATGATGAGCGGGGGTGTGTTCAAGGGTGAAAAGGCTCAAAAGGTTATCAAGGAAATTGATGGGCCGGATGCTGTACTCAAAGGCGACAGCCAGCATTTTTGGCCGTATGGTCTCAATTACCGTAGTGAAGTCCATTCGGAACAGGACCTTATTAATCACGTGAAAATCGTGAATGCCATGTACCAGGACATTTTCAAGGAAGCGTTCTACATGCAGGGGAGGGTCGTGTCTCTCGTCGATGAAAAAACTTGCATGGGGATTACGTCATCCAATGCTCTTGAATTGATGAGCTGCGCTGATACGGCGACTTTCGTGAAAATTTATTCGATAGGCGATAATCCTGTGACTTACCGCATCCAGCTCGGAAACCGCGTGGTCGATATCCCGAACGAATCGACGGCGGAAGGCGTTGTCGCATCGACTTATGGTTACAACGGCGGTGCCCACCAACGTTACGTGTTTGAAAAGGCCGGCGCGCCTAGAGCAAACATGTCGAATGTCTATTTCCTCAAAAATTTCAAAAGCGGACTTTATTTGCAGGCCGTTGGAAAAAATGTGGTTCAGAATAAGTTTGTTCGATCTGCAAGTTCGATACCGCAGTCCGATTTCATTTGGCAAATTGTAGAAGCGGGGCAGGACTCCTCTTCAAAGGATGGGCCGGTGTCTATTGCCAAACGAAGAATTCCTAATAAAATTTCGGATGTTTCTGTGCCATCGCGTTTGTTCGATGCTTTAGGGCGTGCTGCCGGCCAAATTCGTCGCGGTGTAACGTCGAGAATCTTGAAAAGCAATTAA
- a CDS encoding DUF2314 domain-containing protein, producing MIRIFRVFFLLLVFLVCSYAAEDQFSGMTPAMQKFINPYMERAKATFPAVKQKYIAGDYVRENRSMYVQIDIKAKDGTKEMAFIRVIKCAGSHFQGILANTMYYVKEYKNGDTLSFSENQIVNWVVVDAEGNEEGNYVGKAIDAYLSQKVGIFFEAVYRKGQFTVFYRDAKDRKQNSVDGIIPEKVIAQIAERLKAGFEKKKREGTTFEEGKPFFSYGIYDCHTGAIEP from the coding sequence ATGATTAGAATTTTTCGTGTATTTTTCCTGCTTTTAGTATTTCTCGTGTGTAGCTATGCTGCCGAAGATCAATTCTCTGGCATGACTCCTGCTATGCAGAAGTTCATTAATCCCTATATGGAAAGGGCCAAGGCAACGTTCCCTGCGGTCAAGCAGAAGTATATTGCAGGCGACTATGTTCGCGAAAATCGGTCCATGTATGTGCAGATAGACATTAAGGCCAAGGATGGAACAAAGGAAATGGCCTTTATTAGGGTAATCAAGTGCGCTGGCTCGCATTTTCAAGGAATTCTTGCCAATACGATGTACTATGTCAAGGAATACAAGAATGGCGATACGCTCTCGTTTAGTGAAAATCAAATCGTTAATTGGGTCGTAGTGGATGCTGAAGGCAACGAAGAAGGCAATTATGTAGGGAAGGCCATCGATGCGTACCTATCTCAAAAGGTGGGTATCTTTTTTGAGGCTGTCTATCGGAAAGGGCAATTCACAGTCTTTTACCGAGATGCAAAGGATCGAAAACAAAATAGCGTAGACGGGATTATTCCTGAAAAAGTCATTGCTCAGATTGCGGAGCGTCTAAAGGCTGGTTTTGAGAAGAAAAAGCGTGAAGGAACCACCTTCGAGGAAGGGAAGCCGTTTTTCTCCTATGGAATCTACGATTGCCATACTGGTGCAATAGAACCTTAA
- a CDS encoding response regulator, with protein MASKLDEIFSNSVKSIEALANLSSDDAESNRLSGDYLAALEKMVQFDHVHFTDATGQTRTSSNDTIYSGDKWFFNEGMNGNSGIYVIMPTNSSMANIVFYAPVQIQGKVVGILSSSFDEKTITRLLEYKVYGASASAGIVNTEGKSFISLESMKIQQTSVQGQTRHSFKSFLYTAQFDNENRNNIIRAYTTRTPSSYTFKGDTDEIHGYIAPLQTVPLCVYSNFPTEAAKSLYSMGIKAGRMLQFLLIVIFVGYIIYLLLIQFYIKRVESRENYFAGYIAKAESEIARAMIYVDAENGTYEDLSSMALPFPKKGNLDDLEQGFIQINDDLQNGDDFRHFFETVIKERKIHKRISSVVFRSTIPDGCPEYFTMAYIPVQVKLNVVYKGIILFRNITAEKSKEIEANQKLSFALAAARDASKAKTTFLFNMSHDIRTPMNAVTGFTAMAKKHLDEPEMVKEYLDKIDIAGKQLLSLVNQVLEMSRIESGKITLKEQTCDIQNVITALMTTYGTHAESKGIRFTATIANVEHRFVSIDSDRINQITANIIGNAIKYTLEGGCINCTVNEHQCDREGYGLYTMVVEDTGIGMTPEFQKHIFDEFTRETSTTVSNIQGTGLGMTIVKKLIDLMDGTIDIESQKGKGTKITFSIPMKWSKEATANVIEKIDVKPQSLKGMHVLLVEDNEMNREIAQELLEENGIVVDTAEDGDIAVEKIRNSSPQQYELILMDVQMPHMNGYEATREIRALNDPQKSNIPIIAMTANAFEEDKKNALDAGMNGHLAKPIDVQKLIQTLTEFRSN; from the coding sequence ATGGCAAGCAAGCTCGATGAAATTTTCTCGAACTCAGTCAAATCCATCGAAGCACTAGCAAATCTGAGCTCGGACGATGCTGAAAGCAACAGATTAAGCGGAGACTACCTCGCCGCCCTCGAAAAGATGGTGCAATTCGACCACGTGCACTTCACCGACGCCACCGGTCAAACACGGACTTCATCAAACGATACAATCTATTCCGGCGACAAATGGTTCTTTAACGAAGGAATGAACGGCAATAGCGGTATATACGTCATTATGCCCACAAACTCATCCATGGCGAACATTGTATTCTATGCACCCGTACAAATTCAGGGAAAAGTTGTCGGCATCCTATCATCCTCATTTGATGAAAAAACAATCACAAGGCTCCTCGAATATAAAGTCTACGGCGCAAGCGCCTCAGCGGGAATAGTCAACACCGAAGGTAAAAGCTTTATTTCCCTTGAATCCATGAAAATTCAACAAACCTCGGTTCAAGGCCAAACTCGACACAGTTTCAAGAGTTTCCTTTACACTGCGCAATTTGATAACGAGAACAGGAACAACATAATTCGCGCCTACACTACCCGCACGCCTTCAAGTTATACGTTCAAAGGCGACACGGACGAAATTCATGGCTACATCGCGCCGCTCCAAACAGTTCCACTTTGCGTTTATTCAAACTTTCCGACAGAAGCAGCCAAAAGCCTCTATTCCATGGGCATAAAAGCCGGCCGAATGTTGCAATTTTTGCTCATCGTCATATTCGTGGGCTACATAATCTACCTATTGCTCATCCAGTTCTACATCAAGCGGGTTGAATCCCGCGAAAACTACTTTGCCGGCTATATCGCCAAGGCAGAAAGCGAAATCGCAAGAGCAATGATTTACGTCGATGCCGAAAACGGGACCTATGAAGACCTCTCCTCAATGGCCTTGCCATTTCCGAAAAAAGGTAACCTGGACGACCTCGAACAAGGTTTTATACAAATAAACGACGACCTGCAAAACGGAGATGATTTCAGGCATTTCTTTGAAACCGTTATTAAGGAACGCAAAATTCACAAAAGAATTTCGAGCGTCGTATTCAGAAGTACAATACCGGATGGATGCCCCGAATACTTCACGATGGCCTACATTCCAGTCCAAGTAAAATTAAACGTTGTTTACAAAGGAATTATTTTATTCAGAAACATCACAGCAGAAAAATCCAAAGAAATCGAAGCGAATCAAAAGCTTTCGTTCGCATTGGCAGCCGCACGCGATGCAAGCAAAGCCAAAACGACATTCCTGTTCAACATGTCGCACGACATTCGCACTCCGATGAACGCGGTAACCGGCTTTACCGCCATGGCCAAGAAACATCTTGACGAACCGGAAATGGTCAAGGAATACCTGGATAAAATTGACATTGCCGGCAAGCAACTGCTCTCGCTAGTGAACCAAGTGCTAGAAATGTCGCGTATCGAATCAGGGAAAATCACTCTGAAAGAACAAACATGCGACATTCAAAATGTCATTACCGCGCTCATGACAACTTATGGCACGCATGCGGAATCCAAGGGAATCCGGTTCACGGCAACAATCGCGAACGTTGAGCACAGGTTCGTCTCTATCGACAGCGACCGCATCAACCAAATTACGGCAAACATTATCGGAAACGCCATCAAATACACACTCGAAGGCGGATGCATCAACTGCACCGTAAACGAGCACCAGTGCGACCGCGAAGGCTATGGCCTATACACCATGGTTGTCGAAGACACCGGCATCGGCATGACGCCTGAATTCCAAAAACATATTTTCGATGAATTCACCCGCGAGACGTCCACAACCGTTAGCAACATCCAAGGAACTGGCCTTGGCATGACTATCGTGAAAAAGCTCATCGACTTGATGGACGGCACAATCGATATTGAATCGCAAAAAGGCAAAGGCACCAAAATCACATTCTCCATTCCCATGAAATGGAGCAAGGAAGCGACAGCCAACGTTATCGAGAAGATTGACGTGAAACCCCAATCGCTCAAAGGCATGCACGTACTGCTAGTCGAAGACAACGAAATGAATCGCGAAATAGCACAGGAACTTCTGGAAGAAAACGGCATTGTAGTCGATACCGCCGAAGACGGAGACATTGCAGTCGAAAAAATCCGCAATTCATCACCGCAACAATACGAACTCATCTTGATGGATGTCCAAATGCCGCACATGAACGGCTACGAAGCCACAAGGGAAATCCGTGCGCTAAACGACCCGCAAAAATCGAACATTCCCATCATTGCCATGACCGCAAATGCATTCGAAGAAGACAAGAAAAACGCCCTCGATGCAGGCATGAATGGCCACCTTGCAAAGCCAATCGACGTACAAAAGCTTATTCAAACACTCACAGAATTTAGATCCAACTGA
- a CDS encoding M3 family oligoendopeptidase, whose protein sequence is MTKRNFVPENLNPDDEKEISRLYRSLLQRDIPVNKDKLRQWVLDWSELESVLGEVSSRRYVAMTCDTRDEKASKAYEQFVENIQPLMIEYDDKLNRKLMAHPSKDSLKDEFGEWLKGVQVSLDLFSPDNIPLETEENKAIQAYQKITGGMSVEFNGEVKTMQQLAAYMEKTDRDLRERAWRAMWERRLKDKEALDKSYDKLFGIRKQIAKNAHCKDFIDYIFLAKHRFDYTPADCENFHESIEKFVLPLQKEMYKRRAQKMGLDKLRPWDLDVDPLNRPPLKPYQSGDELIEKVDSIFESIHTQAGKWAREMQAKKLIDPDSRLGKAPGGYQIGFDESRLPFIFMNSANTDRDIYTLLHESGHSFHQFALAKQPIFAYRDVPAEFAEVASMSMELIGMSNLKPFYGDDHEAIVRSTEGELADVIWLFPWVASIDSFQHRLYNFPEHTAEDRSDIWSEIMDRYDAGVDYSGLEAVRKNLWQKQLHLFECPFYYIEYGIAQIGALQVWANFKKDPQKAIDDLFKAESLGSSRPLPELFATANIKFDFTPKTLEPLMQVVWDELSKL, encoded by the coding sequence ATGACAAAACGCAATTTTGTTCCGGAAAATTTAAATCCGGACGACGAAAAAGAAATATCAAGATTATATCGCTCCCTCTTGCAACGCGATATTCCGGTCAATAAAGACAAACTCCGCCAATGGGTTTTGGATTGGAGCGAACTCGAATCGGTACTCGGCGAAGTAAGTTCACGGCGTTATGTAGCAATGACTTGTGATACCCGCGACGAGAAGGCGTCAAAAGCCTACGAACAGTTCGTCGAAAATATTCAACCTCTCATGATTGAATACGATGACAAGCTGAACCGCAAGCTCATGGCGCACCCGTCAAAGGATAGCCTTAAGGATGAATTTGGCGAATGGCTCAAGGGCGTTCAAGTTTCGCTAGACCTGTTCTCTCCGGACAATATTCCACTTGAAACCGAAGAAAACAAAGCGATTCAGGCGTACCAGAAAATCACAGGCGGCATGAGTGTCGAGTTCAACGGTGAAGTCAAGACCATGCAACAGCTCGCTGCTTACATGGAAAAGACCGACCGCGACCTCCGCGAACGTGCCTGGAGAGCCATGTGGGAACGCCGCCTTAAGGACAAGGAAGCGCTTGATAAATCTTACGACAAGTTGTTCGGTATCCGAAAACAAATTGCGAAAAATGCTCACTGCAAGGATTTTATCGACTATATCTTCCTTGCAAAGCATCGCTTTGACTATACCCCGGCTGACTGCGAAAATTTCCACGAGAGCATCGAAAAGTTCGTGCTCCCGCTGCAAAAGGAAATGTACAAGCGCCGCGCCCAGAAGATGGGGCTCGACAAGTTGCGCCCTTGGGATTTAGATGTAGACCCGCTGAACAGACCGCCTCTCAAGCCGTACCAAAGCGGTGATGAACTCATCGAAAAGGTCGACAGCATTTTCGAAAGCATCCACACGCAAGCAGGCAAGTGGGCGCGAGAAATGCAGGCCAAAAAGTTGATCGACCCGGATAGCCGTTTAGGGAAAGCCCCCGGCGGTTACCAGATCGGTTTTGACGAAAGCCGCCTCCCCTTCATCTTCATGAATTCCGCAAATACGGACCGCGACATTTACACGCTGTTGCACGAATCGGGACATTCGTTCCACCAGTTTGCTCTTGCAAAGCAACCGATTTTTGCCTACCGCGATGTTCCTGCCGAATTTGCCGAAGTCGCAAGCATGAGCATGGAGCTCATCGGCATGTCGAATCTGAAGCCGTTCTACGGCGACGATCACGAAGCGATTGTCCGCAGCACCGAAGGCGAACTCGCCGATGTGATTTGGCTGTTCCCGTGGGTCGCAAGCATCGACAGTTTCCAGCACCGTCTGTACAACTTCCCGGAACATACCGCCGAAGACCGCAGCGATATTTGGAGCGAAATCATGGACCGCTACGATGCCGGAGTGGATTACAGTGGCCTTGAAGCAGTGCGCAAAAACCTTTGGCAAAAGCAGCTTCACCTGTTCGAATGCCCGTTCTATTATATAGAATACGGCATCGCACAGATTGGCGCTTTGCAAGTGTGGGCTAACTTCAAGAAGGACCCGCAGAAGGCAATTGACGATTTGTTCAAGGCCGAAAGCCTGGGCAGCAGTCGTCCGTTACCGGAACTGTTCGCTACGGCCAACATCAAGTTCGATTTCACGCCAAAAACGTTGGAGCCCTTGATGCAAGTCGTATGGGATGAACTGAGCAAATTATAA
- a CDS encoding GH36-type glycosyl hydrolase domain-containing protein, protein MATKTVKKSAAKKAPAKKTAKASAAKYGYFDDAAKEYVLTTPATPIKWCNYVGTLNFGGIVDTTGGTLVCKGDPALNRITKYIAQMPCSDFKASTIYIRIKDGKNYKIFSPFYVPTLVKLDKWECHVGLSYMRWIAEVYGLRVQVTIFVPTGSNTLLQDIQVTNIAGGAKEVDIIPVYEFSHFEAEKQLTNADWVPQTMTLKGHWEKDGHVVLEQYAYMKRDYAVNYVTADCKVGSFDGDRRVFLGQNEMGSWANPLSLQNKELANSECDRGDNIAALMIHAGKIAAKKTFRTCTQLGQEQSLKVAAKAIKKYRDLKNVDKAFEELAKFWENYLSTIQVNTPDAAFNSMVNVHNPRQCHTTKNWSRYLSLYQLGYGTSRGIGYRDSSQDLMGVMSHMPEEALVLTKNLLSVQRPEGNAMHQYAPLALEEDNGNEANAGDSREKKGVLDENGNPAYADWYGDDHLWIVLTVANYLRETGKMELLDEEIPFYEAGKKRAQREKGTVLEHLKRSLKFSREHLGKHGLPLLGFADWNDCMNLPLGAESTFNTALYAKALLEMMGIEEALGDKEAVEMYKGWYEDVKKAFNDSAWDGKWWTRWFDKDGNGYGVSSAKYGKIYCNGQSWPVISGIAFGDRAVQGMDSLNKLLNTKYGVKSSTPGYRGFEPAVGGISTYPPGAKENGGIFLHTNPWVMIAETILGRGDKAFEYYCQINPASKNGILDIFESEPYCYPQNILGDEHKQFGMGRNAWLSGTSSWTYQAATQFIIGIRASFDGLVVDPCIPSAWAGFEATRKFRGATYQITVKNPNHVCKGVAKMVVDGQEIDSNVAPVFTKGIHKVEVTLG, encoded by the coding sequence ATGGCTACAAAAACAGTGAAGAAGAGCGCTGCAAAGAAGGCTCCGGCTAAGAAAACCGCTAAGGCTTCTGCCGCTAAGTATGGCTACTTTGATGACGCTGCAAAAGAATACGTGCTCACCACCCCGGCAACCCCGATCAAGTGGTGCAACTACGTCGGTACTCTCAATTTCGGCGGTATCGTCGATACGACCGGCGGCACTCTCGTTTGCAAAGGCGACCCGGCTCTCAACCGTATCACCAAGTACATTGCACAGATGCCGTGCTCTGACTTCAAGGCCAGCACTATCTACATCCGTATCAAGGATGGCAAGAACTACAAGATTTTCTCCCCGTTCTACGTTCCGACTCTCGTCAAACTCGACAAGTGGGAATGCCACGTGGGTCTTTCCTACATGCGTTGGATTGCCGAAGTTTACGGCCTCCGCGTTCAGGTGACGATTTTTGTTCCGACGGGCTCCAACACTCTCCTCCAGGACATCCAGGTGACCAACATCGCCGGTGGCGCTAAGGAAGTGGACATCATCCCGGTTTATGAATTCAGCCACTTCGAAGCTGAAAAGCAGCTCACGAACGCCGACTGGGTTCCGCAGACCATGACCCTCAAGGGCCACTGGGAAAAGGACGGCCACGTTGTTTTGGAACAGTACGCTTACATGAAGCGCGACTACGCCGTGAACTACGTTACTGCTGACTGCAAGGTCGGTAGCTTCGATGGCGACCGCCGCGTGTTCCTCGGCCAGAACGAAATGGGCTCCTGGGCAAATCCGCTCAGCCTCCAGAACAAGGAACTTGCTAACAGCGAATGCGACCGTGGCGACAACATCGCTGCTCTCATGATCCACGCTGGCAAGATTGCGGCCAAGAAGACTTTCCGTACCTGCACCCAGCTCGGTCAGGAACAGAGCCTCAAGGTTGCAGCCAAGGCTATCAAGAAGTACCGCGATCTCAAGAACGTGGACAAGGCTTTCGAAGAACTCGCAAAGTTCTGGGAAAACTACCTCTCTACAATCCAGGTGAACACTCCGGATGCAGCATTCAACTCCATGGTGAATGTGCACAACCCGCGTCAGTGCCACACCACCAAGAACTGGAGCCGCTACCTGTCCCTCTACCAGTTGGGCTACGGCACCAGCCGCGGTATCGGTTACCGTGACTCCAGCCAGGACCTCATGGGCGTCATGAGCCACATGCCGGAAGAAGCTCTCGTTCTTACGAAGAACCTCCTCTCCGTGCAGCGTCCTGAAGGTAACGCTATGCACCAGTATGCTCCGCTTGCCCTCGAAGAAGATAACGGCAACGAAGCTAACGCCGGTGACTCCCGCGAAAAGAAGGGCGTGCTTGATGAAAATGGCAACCCGGCTTACGCAGACTGGTACGGCGATGACCACCTCTGGATTGTCCTCACTGTTGCTAACTACCTCAGAGAAACCGGCAAGATGGAACTCCTCGATGAGGAAATTCCGTTCTACGAAGCTGGCAAGAAGCGTGCTCAGCGTGAAAAGGGCACTGTCCTCGAACACTTGAAGCGTTCTCTCAAGTTCTCTCGCGAACACCTCGGCAAGCACGGTCTGCCGCTCCTCGGCTTTGCTGACTGGAACGACTGCATGAACCTCCCGCTCGGTGCAGAATCTACGTTCAACACTGCTTTGTACGCAAAGGCTTTGCTCGAAATGATGGGCATTGAAGAAGCTCTCGGCGACAAGGAAGCCGTTGAAATGTACAAGGGCTGGTACGAAGATGTCAAGAAGGCATTCAACGACAGCGCTTGGGACGGCAAGTGGTGGACTCGTTGGTTCGACAAGGATGGCAACGGCTACGGCGTTTCCTCTGCCAAGTACGGCAAGATTTACTGCAACGGCCAGTCTTGGCCGGTCATCTCCGGCATTGCATTCGGCGACCGCGCTGTGCAGGGCATGGACAGCTTGAACAAGCTCCTCAACACCAAGTACGGCGTGAAGAGCTCTACTCCGGGTTACCGTGGCTTTGAACCGGCTGTTGGTGGCATCTCCACCTATCCTCCTGGAGCAAAGGAAAACGGCGGTATCTTCCTCCACACGAACCCGTGGGTGATGATTGCCGAAACGATCCTTGGCCGTGGCGACAAGGCTTTCGAATACTACTGCCAGATCAACCCGGCTTCCAAGAACGGCATCCTCGACATCTTCGAATCTGAACCGTATTGCTATCCGCAGAACATCCTCGGTGACGAACACAAGCAGTTCGGTATGGGCCGTAACGCATGGCTCTCCGGCACAAGCTCTTGGACATACCAGGCTGCAACGCAGTTCATCATCGGTATCCGTGCAAGCTTCGATGGCCTCGTTGTCGATCCTTGCATCCCGAGCGCATGGGCTGGCTTCGAAGCTACCCGTAAGTTCCGCGGTGCTACCTACCAGATCACCGTGAAGAACCCGAACCACGTCTGCAAGGGTGTGGCTAAGATGGTTGTTGACGGTCAGGAAATCGATTCCAACGTCGCACCGGTCTTTACGAAGGGTATCCACAAGGTCGAAGTCACTCTCGGCTAA
- a CDS encoding Rpn family recombination-promoting nuclease/putative transposase yields MSENERKDNGTPESAIRDIAKEFNVIVDSVKDDKSDFVHDRYFRFAFAEPKRMAELLTLFSRHNPTLKAFLETIDLKTLRGSKENFSSDKHTGSADLVFEANLKNGGVTGLYVGIIAEHKSTNKDDVLLQISEYYHHLFLERKKDVPVVAFIVYNGEKGWNPLAQGRFEDYPEYYRDIGYPFKVEFLDVGHAIDDAELKDFSPITLVALTAMRYIWDVEKFSVSFREAALHLLKMQNTDEGRDFIKQSLSYFFWKWPYKSEVIKMDSPEALKNKGYETFGEHFFNAGVEQERKKNEIESAARDKKLAEYLQSIGVSAEDVATALAIK; encoded by the coding sequence ATGTCTGAAAATGAAAGGAAGGATAACGGAACGCCTGAATCCGCTATTCGCGATATCGCCAAAGAATTCAACGTCATTGTCGATTCTGTGAAAGACGACAAGAGTGACTTTGTCCATGACCGTTATTTTAGGTTTGCCTTTGCTGAACCGAAGCGGATGGCGGAGCTCCTAACGCTCTTCTCGCGTCATAACCCCACGCTTAAGGCGTTCCTTGAAACTATTGATCTCAAGACACTCCGTGGATCGAAGGAAAATTTCTCTAGCGACAAACATACTGGTTCTGCAGACCTCGTTTTTGAGGCGAACCTCAAGAATGGTGGCGTTACGGGGCTTTACGTGGGGATTATCGCTGAACATAAATCTACGAACAAAGATGATGTGCTCTTGCAAATTTCGGAATATTACCATCACCTTTTCCTAGAGCGCAAGAAGGATGTGCCCGTAGTCGCGTTCATCGTCTATAACGGCGAAAAGGGCTGGAACCCGCTTGCGCAGGGCCGCTTTGAAGACTACCCCGAATACTACCGCGATATCGGCTATCCCTTTAAAGTGGAATTTCTGGATGTGGGCCACGCTATCGATGATGCTGAACTGAAGGACTTTTCTCCCATCACCCTTGTCGCTTTAACAGCAATGAGATATATTTGGGATGTCGAGAAGTTCTCCGTTTCTTTCCGCGAGGCGGCTCTGCACCTTTTGAAGATGCAAAATACCGACGAGGGGAGGGATTTCATCAAACAGTCGCTTTCGTACTTTTTCTGGAAGTGGCCTTACAAGAGCGAGGTAATCAAGATGGATAGTCCGGAAGCGTTGAAAAACAAGGGTTACGAAACGTTCGGCGAGCATTTTTTCAATGCCGGTGTTGAGCAGGAACGTAAGAAGAACGAAATCGAAAGTGCTGCCCGCGATAAGAAGCTTGCAGAATACCTGCAATCAATAGGCGTTTCTGCGGAAGATGTTGCCACAGCCCTCGCCATTAAGTAG
- a CDS encoding PadR family transcriptional regulator, which translates to MNRYDLVLLGLILEHERSGYDIITEIRDRELDRWAKISTSTVYNRLITLEKNECIVGHSERDGNRPERMVFNITDKGREVLRKEVLKHLTGFNDDPRTLGFAFLYGAENKEVIRTLEVHERRLVQEIENLEKMIAEEPRPTLYPEGPFLNCMSRDHILVELKYVRAAIGILRDPVRSQKLGGYFYINFGNRDFEDFNQKKEE; encoded by the coding sequence ATGAATCGTTACGATCTTGTATTGCTGGGTCTCATTTTGGAGCACGAACGCAGTGGGTATGATATCATCACGGAAATTCGTGACCGTGAACTCGACCGCTGGGCGAAGATTAGCACCTCGACTGTCTATAACAGACTCATTACGCTTGAAAAGAATGAATGCATTGTCGGTCATTCCGAACGCGACGGAAACCGCCCAGAACGTATGGTGTTCAACATTACGGATAAGGGTAGGGAAGTTCTCCGCAAGGAAGTGCTCAAGCATTTGACCGGCTTTAACGATGACCCGCGTACACTTGGTTTTGCGTTCCTTTATGGTGCCGAGAACAAGGAAGTCATCCGTACGCTCGAGGTGCACGAACGTAGACTTGTTCAGGAAATTGAAAATCTTGAAAAGATGATTGCCGAAGAACCGCGCCCGACTCTTTACCCCGAAGGCCCGTTCCTCAACTGCATGAGCCGCGACCACATTTTGGTGGAACTCAAGTATGTGCGTGCCGCTATCGGTATCTTGCGCGACCCGGTCCGCAGCCAGAAACTTGGCGGATATTTCTATATCAATTTCGGTAACCGCGATTTTGAAGATTTTAATCAGAAGAAAGAGGAATAA